From Psychrobacillus sp. FSL K6-2836, a single genomic window includes:
- a CDS encoding metal-sulfur cluster assembly factor, producing the protein MSQDAEQDMKDSMMAALENVIDPELGIDIVNLGLVYDVQLADEDIAKVTMTLTSMGCPMGPQIVDQVKTALGELPEVKDTDVNIVFNPPWSKDNMSRYAKIALGVR; encoded by the coding sequence ATGAGTCAAGATGCAGAACAAGATATGAAGGACAGTATGATGGCCGCTCTTGAGAACGTTATCGACCCTGAACTAGGCATTGATATTGTCAATTTAGGTTTAGTATATGATGTACAATTGGCAGATGAAGATATCGCAAAAGTTACGATGACATTAACATCAATGGGTTGCCCGATGGGTCCACAAATTGTCGATCAAGTAAAAACAGCACTTGGTGAACTACCGGAAGTAAAAGATACAGATGTAAATATTGTCTTTAATCCACCATGGTCAAAAGATAATATGTCCCGCTATGCTAAAATAGCACTTGGTGTAAGATAA